Proteins from one Natrinema salinisoli genomic window:
- a CDS encoding translation initiation factor eIF-2B — translation MIDETAEEIREMQTHSSSVVAVRAAQALEELTEREFATVEEYIRGLERNGSVLRRANPSHASLQNAVREVVDDVTDADPDSVEEARRLTSETIDAVVSRIESGKRLAAENAVEHLSDGATLLTHDYSSTVIEALEQATEAGKTFDVYVTEARPRYIGRKTARTLADLEGVDPTLLTDSAHGIYLEECDRVIVGMDCIVDGTLYNRVGTFPIAATAAQLDVPVTVLGSASKIVSEGFVFENEYRPGSEVMPEPADGFDVENPAYDATPVELLESVITDEGRQEF, via the coding sequence ATGATCGACGAGACGGCCGAGGAAATCCGCGAGATGCAGACGCACAGCTCCTCGGTGGTTGCCGTACGCGCCGCCCAGGCCCTCGAGGAGCTGACCGAGCGGGAGTTCGCCACCGTCGAGGAGTATATCCGCGGGCTCGAGCGCAACGGCTCCGTGCTGCGGCGGGCGAACCCCTCCCACGCCTCGCTCCAGAACGCCGTTCGGGAGGTCGTCGACGACGTGACCGACGCCGACCCCGACAGCGTCGAGGAGGCCCGACGGCTCACCAGTGAGACGATCGACGCGGTCGTCTCGCGGATCGAGTCCGGCAAGCGACTGGCCGCCGAAAACGCCGTGGAGCACCTCTCGGACGGTGCGACGCTGTTGACTCACGACTACTCCTCGACGGTGATCGAGGCCCTCGAGCAGGCCACCGAGGCCGGCAAGACGTTCGACGTCTACGTCACCGAGGCCCGGCCCCGATACATCGGTCGCAAGACCGCCCGGACGCTCGCAGATCTCGAGGGCGTCGACCCGACGTTACTCACCGACAGCGCACACGGGATCTATCTCGAGGAGTGTGATCGCGTGATCGTCGGCATGGACTGTATCGTCGACGGGACGCTGTACAACCGCGTCGGAACCTTCCCGATCGCGGCGACGGCCGCTCAGCTGGACGTGCCGGTCACTGTGCTGGGCTCGGCCTCGAAGATCGTCAGCGAGGGGTTCGTCTTCGAGAACGAGTACCGCCCGGGCAGCGAAGTGATGCCCGAGCCTGCGGACGGGTTCGACGTCGAGAATCCCGCGTACGATGCGACGCCGGTCGAGCTGCTCGAGAGCGTTATCACGGACGAAGGTCGCCAGGAGTTCTAA
- a CDS encoding FIST N-terminal domain-containing protein — MDDGLQTETGGPNYTVQFGAALFVAAVVMAAAGHFGGVLGLLAGAIVVGGTGTVLGRRVDSEHEDVVSSVEAVTDEPDPAVTDGGIRELDTAFEKRVTENRQLRTQLDELESELEDTRHRNERIESQTEELQDAMQLCAAGQLTHRIDSDEESPIDVADDFNEMMDELEGTMRHLKDFIALVVSSSNEVMSGTEEVSEASDEISATIQEIAEGATVQSERLQSVNGEMENLSSSIEEIASLSDEVATLSERTTEVGRQGQKAAKTAIDGLNEMEDGSAEAVEAIETLQTEMEAIDELVEFISEVARETNMLALNANIEATRSDGDGSGEGFAAVATEVKELAAKSKDAAENIEKRIEDIHEQTEVATNTVRETEDRVAEHTDSVENALEALGEIAEYAEETNHGVQEMHMAADEQAKSTQQVVALVEETATISDQTSDLAEDVTASAEEQTAALTDVSDSTKQLAENANWLSDTLDMYKARQDVPAMDRQSPTELAAGSPSEGQASTAGGDVASASSTTEATPETSSRSETTSSSPETAGSEEFTFGNTTETAGLPTKFQTGMATGDDSFDTGRRAATMAFDDLGTDRVDFCQVFCSPEYEYADVLEGIRDVIGSDAKLIGASSSGEFTEKAVSDGTVTVSLVASDTIKFFTGLGTDLSDGVAGAVNEAVETLPASVEGYPHLSAINLHDGLAGISDQIAVVTQRNLGHDVSFAGGSAGDDLAMEATHVFHDDTIASDSVVIGLMASKEPVTITVDHGHSPISEPMTVTKAEGGTVLEIDGKPAFEAWREAVESYLAGTDRQVDFDAVENESMELLGLLTEFEFGIEEGHGAISDGYKIRWPGLRLSKEGPLDFPVGVPEGTVVRVMHSPADEQIVSARDTATAAIQDAPGNVAGSFIYDCACRSIILGENFDEAVNAMDEELGVPFSGFETYGELCMERGQMSGYHNTTSVVMLLPE; from the coding sequence ATGGACGATGGTTTGCAGACGGAGACAGGGGGACCGAACTACACTGTACAGTTCGGTGCGGCTCTCTTTGTTGCGGCAGTTGTCATGGCGGCGGCCGGACATTTCGGTGGCGTTCTCGGACTACTCGCTGGTGCGATAGTGGTCGGCGGGACGGGAACTGTCCTCGGTCGCCGTGTCGATAGCGAGCACGAGGACGTCGTTTCGAGCGTCGAAGCGGTGACCGACGAACCCGATCCGGCCGTCACTGACGGCGGGATTCGGGAACTGGACACTGCCTTCGAAAAGCGCGTCACGGAGAACCGGCAGCTCCGAACGCAACTCGACGAACTCGAGTCGGAGCTCGAGGACACTCGGCACCGAAACGAACGCATCGAGTCCCAGACCGAAGAGTTACAGGACGCGATGCAGCTGTGTGCTGCCGGCCAGCTCACGCATCGGATCGATTCGGACGAGGAATCTCCGATAGACGTCGCGGACGACTTCAACGAGATGATGGACGAACTCGAAGGGACGATGCGTCACCTCAAGGACTTCATCGCGCTCGTCGTCTCCTCGAGCAACGAAGTGATGTCCGGAACCGAAGAAGTCAGCGAAGCGAGCGACGAGATCAGCGCGACGATTCAGGAGATCGCGGAGGGTGCGACGGTCCAGTCCGAGCGCCTGCAGTCGGTCAACGGCGAGATGGAGAACCTCTCCTCGAGTATCGAGGAGATCGCCAGTCTCTCCGACGAGGTCGCGACGCTGTCCGAACGGACGACGGAAGTCGGTCGGCAGGGACAGAAGGCAGCGAAAACGGCGATCGACGGGTTGAACGAGATGGAGGATGGGTCGGCGGAGGCGGTCGAAGCGATCGAGACGCTGCAAACGGAGATGGAGGCGATCGACGAACTGGTCGAGTTCATCAGCGAAGTCGCCCGCGAGACGAACATGCTGGCGTTGAACGCCAACATCGAGGCGACTCGCAGCGATGGCGACGGCTCCGGCGAAGGGTTCGCCGCGGTCGCGACCGAAGTCAAGGAGCTCGCTGCGAAGAGCAAGGACGCCGCCGAAAACATCGAGAAGCGTATCGAGGACATTCACGAACAGACCGAGGTCGCGACGAACACCGTTCGAGAGACCGAAGATCGCGTCGCGGAACACACCGATTCGGTCGAAAACGCGCTCGAGGCACTCGGGGAAATCGCGGAGTACGCCGAGGAAACCAACCACGGCGTCCAGGAGATGCACATGGCCGCGGACGAACAGGCGAAGTCGACACAGCAGGTGGTCGCGCTCGTCGAGGAGACGGCGACGATCAGCGATCAGACCTCAGACCTGGCGGAAGACGTCACCGCCTCCGCAGAAGAACAGACGGCCGCGCTCACGGACGTCTCCGACAGCACCAAACAGCTCGCCGAAAACGCGAACTGGCTCAGTGACACTCTCGACATGTACAAAGCGCGCCAGGACGTGCCGGCGATGGATCGGCAGTCACCGACCGAACTCGCCGCCGGTTCTCCATCCGAGGGACAGGCGTCGACAGCCGGTGGTGACGTCGCTTCGGCATCGTCGACGACCGAAGCGACACCCGAAACGTCGTCCCGCTCCGAGACGACCTCGAGTTCGCCGGAGACGGCCGGCTCCGAGGAGTTCACGTTCGGGAACACGACCGAGACCGCCGGACTGCCGACGAAGTTCCAGACCGGGATGGCGACGGGTGACGATAGTTTCGACACGGGGCGTCGAGCAGCGACGATGGCATTCGACGACTTGGGTACCGACCGCGTCGACTTCTGTCAGGTCTTCTGTTCGCCCGAGTACGAGTACGCGGACGTTCTCGAGGGGATTCGCGACGTCATCGGATCGGACGCGAAGTTGATCGGGGCGTCGTCGTCGGGCGAATTTACCGAGAAGGCGGTGTCAGACGGAACCGTGACGGTTTCGCTCGTCGCCAGTGACACGATCAAGTTCTTCACGGGACTCGGCACCGATCTCTCCGATGGGGTCGCGGGTGCGGTGAACGAAGCGGTCGAAACGCTTCCCGCCTCGGTCGAGGGGTACCCGCACCTCTCGGCGATCAACCTCCACGATGGTTTGGCCGGGATCAGCGACCAGATCGCGGTCGTCACGCAGCGGAACCTCGGCCACGATGTCAGCTTCGCCGGCGGCTCCGCGGGTGACGACCTCGCGATGGAGGCGACGCACGTCTTCCACGACGACACCATCGCGAGCGATTCGGTCGTCATCGGCCTCATGGCCTCGAAAGAACCCGTGACGATTACGGTCGATCACGGTCACTCACCCATCTCCGAGCCGATGACGGTGACGAAGGCCGAGGGCGGAACGGTTCTCGAGATCGACGGGAAGCCGGCGTTCGAGGCGTGGCGCGAGGCGGTCGAGTCGTACCTCGCCGGAACGGACCGGCAGGTCGACTTCGATGCCGTCGAGAACGAGAGCATGGAACTGCTCGGGCTCCTGACGGAGTTCGAGTTCGGAATCGAGGAAGGTCACGGGGCGATCAGTGACGGGTACAAGATCCGCTGGCCCGGGCTACGGCTCTCGAAGGAGGGGCCGCTCGACTTCCCCGTCGGCGTTCCCGAAGGGACGGTGGTGCGCGTGATGCACAGCCCTGCGGACGAGCAGATCGTCTCCGCACGCGATACGGCCACTGCGGCGATTCAGGACGCACCCGGCAACGTCGCCGGCAGCTTCATTTACGACTGTGCGTGTCGTTCGATCATCCTCGGAGAGAACTTCGACGAGGCAGTGAACGCGATGGACGAGGAACTGGGAGTTCCCTTCAGCGGGTTCGAGACCTACGGCGAACTCTGCATGGAACGCGGACAGATGAGCGGCTATCACAACACGACCTCCGTCGTGATGTTGCTCCCAGAGTAA
- a CDS encoding Mrp/NBP35 family ATP-binding protein: protein MDEAAVRDRLRAVEDPELGDDIVSLGLVNDITVDGDEVDIDLALGAPYSPSESDIAAEVREVLTAEGLEPDLTASVPDRDDLTSEEQVLPNVKNVIAVASGKGGVGKSTVAVNLAAGLSQLGARVGLFDADVYGPNVPRMVDADEPPMATEDETLVPPEKYGVKLMSMAFLTGEDDPVIWRGPMVHKVITQLTEDVEWGHLDYLVVDLPPGTGDTQLTMLQTMPVTGAVIVTTPQDVALDDARKGLEMFAKHDTVVLGIAENMSTFACPDCGGEHDIFGSGGGESFAEEHELPFLGSIPLDPAVREGGDGGKPTVLKDGDDTSDALRTITENVANNTGIVHRQGISQSRRSEAASPDR from the coding sequence ATGGACGAAGCCGCCGTTCGCGACCGCCTTCGGGCGGTCGAGGATCCGGAACTCGGCGACGACATCGTTTCGCTCGGACTCGTCAACGACATCACCGTCGACGGCGACGAGGTCGATATCGATCTCGCACTCGGTGCTCCCTATTCACCGAGCGAGAGCGACATCGCCGCCGAGGTGCGCGAGGTACTCACCGCCGAGGGCCTCGAGCCGGACCTGACCGCGAGCGTTCCCGATCGCGACGATCTCACCAGCGAGGAACAGGTACTGCCGAACGTCAAGAACGTCATCGCCGTCGCCTCCGGAAAGGGCGGGGTTGGCAAGTCGACCGTCGCGGTCAACCTCGCCGCCGGGCTCTCGCAGCTGGGTGCCCGCGTCGGCCTCTTCGACGCCGACGTCTACGGGCCGAACGTCCCGCGGATGGTCGACGCCGACGAGCCGCCGATGGCCACCGAAGACGAGACCCTCGTGCCGCCCGAGAAGTACGGCGTGAAGCTGATGAGCATGGCCTTCCTCACCGGCGAGGACGACCCGGTCATCTGGCGCGGTCCGATGGTCCACAAGGTCATCACACAGCTAACTGAGGACGTCGAGTGGGGTCACCTCGATTACCTCGTCGTCGACCTCCCGCCGGGAACCGGCGACACCCAGCTGACGATGCTCCAGACCATGCCCGTCACCGGCGCGGTCATCGTCACGACCCCGCAGGACGTCGCGCTAGACGACGCCCGCAAAGGCCTCGAGATGTTCGCCAAACACGACACGGTCGTCCTGGGGATCGCCGAGAACATGTCGACGTTCGCCTGTCCGGACTGCGGCGGCGAGCACGATATCTTCGGCTCCGGCGGCGGCGAATCCTTCGCCGAGGAACACGAACTCCCCTTCCTCGGCTCGATCCCGCTCGACCCGGCCGTCCGCGAGGGCGGTGACGGCGGGAAGCCGACGGTCCTGAAAGACGGGGACGACACGAGCGACGCACTTCGGACCATCACCGAGAACGTCGCCAACAACACCGGGATCGTCCACCGACAGGGAATCTCTCAGAGCCGACGCAGTGAGGCCGCTTCTCCCGACCGATGA
- a CDS encoding DUF5783 family protein, which yields MTEFDPEKFEEKYVYYFEELEEAYSAAYQQLHGQYDSAVLRAIDRQVLSESEPFYEGDGEFRVELPENPRERAGAAAEHEQFEAVLETFVDRIERELRRIFGFDETA from the coding sequence ATGACCGAGTTCGATCCCGAGAAGTTCGAGGAGAAGTACGTCTATTACTTCGAGGAACTCGAGGAGGCATACTCCGCGGCCTACCAGCAGCTACACGGCCAGTACGATTCGGCGGTGCTCCGCGCCATCGACCGACAGGTACTGAGCGAGAGCGAGCCGTTCTACGAAGGAGACGGCGAGTTCCGGGTCGAACTCCCCGAGAACCCGAGAGAACGAGCGGGAGCGGCGGCCGAGCACGAACAGTTCGAGGCCGTCCTCGAGACGTTCGTCGACCGGATCGAGCGCGAGCTGCGGCGGATCTTCGGGTTCGATGAGACCGCGTGA